One Mycobacterium kubicae genomic window carries:
- a CDS encoding FAD-dependent oxidoreductase translates to MPEIGGSAVVLGASISGLLAARVLADFYSNVTVVERDILPDGPLTRRGVPQGGLPHIPAARVTRILHQLFPEFLDELVAGGARVWNDGDLSRLCLTFGGHQLLRTGTIPEPESLVVHYAHRPFLEWRLRHRVHAIPNVEFMQGCDAVRLTAHHPGRVTGVVVAQRDSGAEQTLAADLVVDATGRGSRTPIFLEQLGYGRPREDELKVHVTYSGLPVHVAPGTLRENITLTAAEPSRPVAFAMFAGEKDNYMLAVQTLAGQPAPSDRAALLSCLIDIAPAHVLAAARSAEPLADVTQYKFPSNRWRRYDKLLRTPDGLIVMGDAMCSFNPLYGQGMSIAAIEATILGDCLRHNTENLPRRFFGLAAKEIGVAWQTAVSSDLALPQIAGKRTLSVRLRNALVDRMVFAARTDPAMVQRFLQLMNMVGPRSELFRPSTLLRMAAKRRAAA, encoded by the coding sequence TTGCCGGAAATCGGTGGTAGCGCAGTAGTTCTCGGAGCCAGCATCAGCGGGCTGCTGGCGGCGCGGGTGCTTGCCGACTTCTACAGCAATGTGACCGTGGTCGAACGCGACATTCTCCCGGACGGTCCGCTGACGCGTCGTGGAGTGCCGCAAGGCGGCTTGCCGCACATTCCGGCGGCCCGGGTAACCCGGATTTTGCACCAGCTGTTTCCCGAATTCCTCGACGAGCTGGTCGCCGGGGGCGCCCGGGTCTGGAACGACGGTGATCTGTCGCGGCTGTGCCTGACCTTCGGCGGACACCAACTGCTGCGTACCGGCACGATCCCCGAACCGGAATCCCTTGTCGTCCACTATGCACACCGCCCGTTTCTCGAGTGGCGGCTACGTCACCGGGTGCACGCGATACCGAACGTCGAGTTCATGCAAGGCTGCGACGCCGTGCGGTTGACGGCTCACCACCCCGGTCGCGTGACCGGTGTTGTGGTGGCGCAGCGCGACTCGGGAGCCGAACAAACCTTGGCCGCGGATTTGGTCGTGGACGCCACCGGGCGCGGTTCGCGGACCCCGATATTCCTCGAGCAACTCGGCTACGGTCGTCCGCGCGAAGACGAACTGAAAGTACACGTCACCTACTCGGGTCTGCCGGTCCACGTAGCGCCGGGTACGTTGCGCGAGAACATCACTCTCACCGCAGCCGAACCCAGCCGCCCCGTGGCGTTCGCGATGTTCGCGGGCGAGAAGGACAACTACATGCTGGCGGTGCAAACGCTTGCCGGCCAACCGGCGCCCAGCGATCGTGCGGCGTTGTTGAGTTGCCTGATCGACATCGCGCCCGCGCATGTGCTCGCCGCAGCGCGCTCGGCAGAACCACTTGCCGATGTCACACAGTACAAGTTCCCGTCTAATCGCTGGCGACGCTACGACAAGCTGCTACGCACACCCGACGGCCTGATCGTGATGGGCGATGCCATGTGCAGTTTCAATCCCCTTTACGGCCAGGGAATGTCGATCGCGGCCATCGAAGCGACGATCCTGGGGGACTGTCTGCGACACAACACCGAAAACCTACCGCGTCGATTTTTCGGCCTCGCTGCCAAAGAGATTGGCGTTGCTTGGCAGACAGCGGTCAGTTCCGATCTGGCGTTGCCGCAGATCGCCGGAAAACGAACCCTGTCGGTGCGGCTCAGGAACGCTCTGGTGGACCGCATGGTGTTCGCGGCGCGGACCGATCCAGCGATGGTCCAGCGCTTCTTGCAGTTGATGAACATGGTCGGTCCCCGCTCGGAGTTGTTCCGGCCGTCCACGCTGCTGCGGATGGCCGCGAAAAGACGAGC